A stretch of Vibrio aphrogenes DNA encodes these proteins:
- a CDS encoding protein-disulfide reductase DsbD yields the protein MSLLRFSFMLLLSLIASSAQAVNFDSAENPLADFASSPMTNNRFVPVDQAFPFNFIQHGATITLDWQVKPGYYLYRERFSFQTKDAQIVNTLLPEGTFHNDEFFGDVHIFTEPVSVDIQLDNIKDNAELIVQYQGCATTGFCYPPETRIVPLDTAPLETVPLETASLNTTPVSSTAQTPSADAQTTTATARATNSSATKANPQAAGSRDANIADQLAQHWWTPLLFLALGIGLAFTPCVLPMYPILTGIVLGGGRLEAKKAFKLSFVYVQGMALTYMLLGLVVASLGVQFQAALQSPAVLIVLSVLFVLLSLSMFGLYTIQLPSRLQTWLNNQSNKQQGGNLTGVFVMGIISGLVCSPCTTAPLSGALLYVAQSGDLLTGAIALYALAIGMGIPLIAVAVFGNKLLPQAGEWMNRVKVFFGFILLAAPLFLLERILPELWAQALWVILGLAAFGWLYHVKNTMQQGNWKQSLLGIVATLGLVFSAYFGLQLAGILPTATSNHATTQNQVAFTRIKTVNELEQILAQAKADNKAVMFDFYADWCVACKEFEKYTFHDPKVSAQLANIELIQVDVTAATADDIALMQKMNVLGLPTIEFWDPQGNYLSQARITGFMNAQDFLQHLSKNQLITDTY from the coding sequence ATGTCTTTGTTACGCTTTTCGTTTATGCTTTTATTGAGCTTAATAGCTAGCTCTGCTCAAGCGGTCAATTTTGACTCAGCAGAAAATCCGTTGGCCGATTTTGCCTCTTCCCCAATGACCAATAATCGTTTCGTACCGGTTGACCAAGCTTTTCCTTTCAACTTTATTCAGCACGGTGCCACTATTACCTTAGATTGGCAGGTTAAGCCGGGTTACTACTTATATCGCGAACGGTTTTCATTCCAAACCAAAGATGCCCAGATCGTGAATACCCTTCTGCCCGAAGGCACCTTTCATAACGATGAATTTTTTGGTGATGTGCATATTTTTACTGAGCCAGTCTCTGTCGATATTCAACTGGATAACATTAAAGATAACGCCGAACTGATCGTACAATATCAAGGTTGTGCTACGACCGGATTTTGCTACCCACCTGAAACTCGTATTGTTCCGTTAGATACGGCTCCATTAGAGACAGTTCCACTAGAGACTGCTTCATTAAATACGACGCCAGTAAGCTCGACTGCGCAGACCCCATCAGCTGACGCTCAGACGACAACCGCAACGGCGCGTGCCACAAACTCTTCAGCTACCAAGGCCAACCCTCAAGCGGCGGGCTCACGCGATGCCAATATTGCCGATCAACTGGCACAACATTGGTGGACTCCATTACTCTTTTTGGCTTTAGGAATAGGGCTTGCCTTCACCCCGTGTGTCTTACCTATGTACCCTATTTTAACCGGAATCGTCCTAGGTGGCGGCCGCTTAGAAGCTAAGAAAGCCTTTAAGCTCTCCTTTGTTTATGTGCAAGGTATGGCACTGACGTATATGCTACTGGGGCTGGTTGTGGCCTCGCTTGGCGTACAATTTCAGGCTGCACTTCAGTCACCGGCAGTATTAATTGTGTTAAGTGTGTTGTTTGTTTTATTGTCGTTGTCGATGTTTGGTCTCTACACCATTCAATTACCCAGCCGTCTGCAAACTTGGCTTAACAACCAAAGCAATAAACAGCAAGGTGGCAACTTAACTGGGGTGTTTGTGATGGGCATTATTTCCGGTCTGGTGTGCTCACCGTGTACCACCGCCCCCTTGTCTGGCGCTTTATTGTATGTGGCACAAAGTGGCGATCTATTAACCGGTGCCATCGCTTTATACGCTTTAGCGATTGGGATGGGGATTCCTTTAATTGCGGTCGCTGTTTTTGGCAACAAATTACTGCCTCAAGCTGGCGAATGGATGAACCGAGTGAAGGTTTTCTTTGGTTTTATTTTATTGGCAGCGCCGCTATTCTTGTTAGAACGCATCTTACCTGAGCTGTGGGCACAAGCCTTGTGGGTTATACTAGGTCTCGCCGCCTTTGGTTGGCTCTATCATGTCAAAAACACCATGCAACAAGGCAATTGGAAACAAAGCTTGTTAGGCATTGTTGCGACCCTTGGATTGGTTTTTTCAGCCTACTTTGGCTTACAACTGGCGGGCATCTTACCGACTGCGACCTCCAACCATGCCACCACGCAAAATCAAGTCGCCTTTACTCGTATCAAAACCGTGAATGAGTTAGAGCAAATCTTGGCACAAGCAAAGGCAGACAATAAAGCCGTGATGTTTGATTTTTATGCCGATTGGTGTGTCGCCTGTAAGGAATTTGAGAAATACACTTTCCACGATCCTAAAGTCTCCGCTCAATTAGCTAATATTGAGCTGATCCAAGTGGATGTCACCGCCGCCACCGCCGATGATATTGCTTTGATGCAAAAAATGAACGTGCTTGGTTTACCCACCATCGAGTTTTGGGATCCCCAAGGCAACTACCTTTCACAAGCTCGTATTACTGGGTTTATGAATGCACAAGATTTCTTGCAACATCTGAGCAAAAACCAACTCATTACGGATACGTATTAG